The sequence AGGGGGTTCAGGCGGTTGACGGAGCTGCCAGACGGGCGGGGCCCGGCGCGAGGGGGAAGCACCGGGCCCTTTCTCATGTCTGGCACGTGACCCAGCGCTGTTGCCATCCGTAAGGGCTCCACCCGCACCCCTCGCAGACGGCCCACCCGCCGATGATGTGTGAGCCCTGACTGGTGAAGGCGTAGATGGTGGCGGACCACAGGGTGGATGCTTGGCAGTGGGGGCACCACAGTGGTTCGGGTTCGCCGATGAGCGGGGTGGCTTCTTCGACGTGCATCACACCTCCTCGTCTTCGGGGTGCCAGCGCGGCTGCCGCACCGGGTCCACGGGCGGCGACACCGGGCCTTGGCCCGCGGTGCCGTTCTCGTAGCGGTATCGGGCGGCGAGGCGGATGCAGTCGCCGATCTGGTCGCGAGTGAGGCCCCGCACGCGGTAGCGCATGTTGTAGCCGTGGACGACCACGATCACGGCCCACACGGCGAAGGCGCAGGCGGCGAGCGCGACCGCGGCGAGGATGATGGCGGCGGTCCACATGAGGACGGTCTCAGCACTCACGCGGCACCCCCGGCGGCTCCGAGGTGGCGCAGGCAGTCCATGACGTGGCGGGCGTCGGCGAGGGCGTCGTGGACGCCGTCCCGCTGGTCGGGCACGGCGGCGTCGGGACGGTGCGCGAGTTCCTGCTGCAGGTCGCGCGTGAACATGGGCATGCCTTCCGGCAGGTCGATCATCCGGCCGTAGAGCTGGGCGAGGGCGACGTGGTCATAGGCGCCGTAATCGGCCCACAGCTCCACGTGCGGCACCTGCTCGGGGTCGGAGCCGAGCAGGAATTCCCGGATCTCGTTGGCGATCACCCACTTGGGCTTGACTCGGGTGTCGTGCAGGTCGGGGCCGACCGGGTTGTCTGCGGGGCTCTGGTACTGGCGCGGGGGGTGCTTCAGGTAGTCGTCCAGCCACTTCCTGCCGGTGATGGGCAGATGGGGTACGACGTTGCGCATGAGCCATTCGTGCTTGCGGATGCGGTCCCAGTCGGCGTCTGCGTTGACGGCGTAGTACTCGCGGCCGTTCTCGGCGACGATGCCGATGCTGATCAGGTCGATGGTGTGGCCATCTTCGAGGAATTCGGTGTCGTAGGCGTAGATCATTCCGTGGGGCCTTCCGTGAGTTGGTCGATGAGGTCGAGCGCGGCGGCCCGGACCTCGTCGTCGAGGTCGGCCTGGCGGAGCTCCCGGCGGGCGCCGTTGATGGTGCGGGTGGTCGCCAGGACGACGCCGGCGCACCCGGCTGCGCGCCGCTGGAGGGAGCCCGGTGCCGCGGCGGCGTGGTGTTCGCGGGCGGCCGCGGCGAGCGGTGCGGTGGGGCTGCTCATGAGGTGACCCGACGCCAGGCGGTCTCGCTCTGGTACACCCCGGGCGTCTTCCCGTAGCTCTGGAGCTTGTCGGCGTAGCGCTGGGCGTCGTGGTGGCGACGGAAGTACCGGTGCTTGATGTCGCCCTTGTCGCTTTGCCAGCGGACGACGTAGAGGGCGCCGTCGGGTGGCTTCAGGTTGGTCATGAGGCTTCCTTGTGGGGTGTGGGCACGTAGCGGCCGCCGTGGCTTTCACATAGATGGTCGGGGTAGCGCTCGGGGTGGATCCGGTGGTTGCACCCGGAGCCGCGGCACGGCACGAGGGGGTCCGCGGGCTCGAATTCCCTACCGTTTTGGTATGTCTCTGTCCCACCCGTCCCACTCCTAAAGGAGTGTGGGACGGTGGGACGGTGGACAGCCGTCCCATGGGACGGTTTGGGACGGCGTGGGACACCGCCCTCGCCCGGGGGGTCAGAAAGAACGTAGTGGTGGCGCTTGTCGGTACCCGCGTTGACCAGTTCACCCCGTTTGAGCAGGGCGTTTACGGCGCGGAAGAAGCTCGACTTCGGGACCCCACTGACCTCTCGCAGGTTCGTCGAGGAGGCCCCAGTTGTCCCAAAGCTGTCCCACATGGCGCGCAAGATGGTGCGCTCGGATTCGGTCGCCTGAGCGGCTGTCCCACTGCCCCCGTGGGACAAAATTACGGCGGAATCGCCCATTTCGGACAGGGTTAGCAGGATGGGGTCGAACGGTGGGGCGTCCTTCTGCTTGGGGTTGTCGAGCCGGATCAACGCCCCGTCCTTGCTCGCCCGCACCACCGAGGTGGCCGCGCCTTCCATGGCGGTGGAGCCGCGCAGCGTCTCACCGGAGCGGGCTTCGTGGTGCACCAGTAGCACGCAGGCGCCGGTTGACTGGCGTAGCTCGTCGGCGGCGGCCACCAACTGGCCCATGTCTTGGGAGCTGTTCTCGTCGGCGCCGACGGTGACCCGGGCCTGGGTGTCGATGACCACCATGACGGGGCGCATCTCCGCGGCCACCTGGGCGAACGCGGTGGCGTCGGTGCGACTGAGGAGCTGCACGGCCATGGGGAGGAACGTGACCCCCATGCGGTGGCCCATCAGCGATTCCCAGGCGCGTTTGCGCTCGGCCACACCGGCGGTGCCTTCGGCCACGAGGTAGAGCACTTCGCCGCGGGTGGTGGCCCGCCCTTGCCAGGACAGCCCGTGGGCCACGTGGGCGGCCCAGTCCAGCGCGACGAAGCTCTTGCCGTGTCCGGGTTTGCCGTGCAGCCACGCCAAGCTGTCGAGGTAGAGCATGCCTTCGACGAGGGGCTCGGGTGGGGGTAGGGCGTCCATACCCTCGGAGTCGAGCAGGGCGGCGCGGATCTCGCTGGCGCGGGCGGTGACCAGCGGGTTCTCGTCTGTCTCATCGTCTTGTGGGACGGTGTGAGACGGTTCGGGACGCTCCTGGCCCTCGTCGGCGTGGGGTTCGCCGGTGGCCGGGTCCAGGTCCACGAACGCCTCGACGGGGTAACCCGCGGCGAGGTGGTCGGTGGCGTCCTTGCCCGCGGCCGCTTGGACGGCCCGCACGGAGGCGGCCACACCGGAGAGGCTCTGTCCGACTGTGCGGGCGTGCTCCCATCCGGACCGGCGCCCCTTCTCGTTGGGTGCGTCGTTGTCGGCGACGATCACCACATGGGCACCGGCGAGGTGCTGGGCGTACTCGGTGCGCCATTTGCCGGCGCCGCCCGGGTTGCAGGTGGCCTCGCAGCCGGCGGCGACGAGCCGCTCGGCGTCCTTCTCGCCCTCGACCACGTAGACCGTGCGCCCGTCGGCGGCGGCCGCCAGGACCTGGGGCAGCCGGTACAACACGCGGCGGGTGTCCTTGAGGCTCCACCGGTACCCGGACCTCTTGGTGCGGTCGGGCACCCGGACGGGGAACTGCTTATCGAGGGTGCGCAGCACCTCGTAGAGCACCTGGCCGTGCTCGTCGGCGTAGGGGTAGACCGCGGTGGCCTCTCCGTAGGGGGTCCACTCTCCGCGGTGGCGCTGCTCGTCGCGGGGGGCGCACAGGGCATCCCAGTCGAGGCCGAGCGCGTCGAGGATGACGTGGGACTCGCACCCGGCGTGGCAGGTGAACACCACGGGGTGTTCCTTGCCGGCGCTGACGGAGAGGCTGGCGCGGCCGTCGTCGTGGGCGGGGCAGCGCGCCATGTAGTACCCGTGGTGGGAGCGTGCGCCCTCGAGCCGGGGCAGGACGATGTCCTGCAGAACATCAGTGCTGCTCACTTGGTGGCCTTGTCCAGGGCGATGGCGATGGCGGCGCGGATGGCGGGCACGGCCTCGGTGGTGCCGACGACGTCGACGTGGGTGGCCTCGGTGAGGGCGCCGGCGAGGAGGTGGGCGTCGTGTTCGGCGATGTGGGTGGCGTGGCCGATGTCGACGAGGGCGATGCAGCCGTGGGGGATGGGGTGGATGCCGCCGTGTTCGGCGGTGGGGGTGGGGACGCGGGCGGCGCCGGCGTGGACGTGTAGCCGGATGTGGATGGTGGCGGTGGTGGATGTGTGCGCGGCGCCCATGTGCTCCCCCGGGTGTGGTTGTGGGTGTGGTGTGCGGGTGAAGGGGCGCCCCCTGCCCCCGAGGTAGGGGGCGCCCCCGGTGGGGTCAGTCCTCGTCGTCCTGGTCGTGGCCGAGGGCGGCGGCGAGGCCGTCGGCGAGGCGTTCCATTTCGATCCACATTTCCGAGGCGGACAGGTTCGCGGTGGTGGCGGTGCGGGCGACGGTGGCCCAGTGGCCCAGGGCGGCGCGGTAGCGGGCGGCGCCGATCATGGCGACGCGGTCGCCGGCCACATTGGCGGTGTGCTTGGCGAGTTCGATGTCGCCCTCAGGGGTGAGGGTGCCGGCGCTGGTGCGCAGCAGCCAGAACGCCCGCTGTACCTCGCGGACCTGCTCGGTCTGCTCGTCGCCGTCGGGGATCTCCGCGGTGGCCAGCCGCAGCTTCACCGAGGGCGCTTTCTCCTCCCCGGGTGCGGGTTCGGTGAGCTCGGTGGGCACCAGTTCGCCGACGACGGGCAGGCGTTGCACGGTGCCGGAGCGGAGCTTGGCCGCGATGGTGTCGAGGTAGGGGTCGACAACCTCGGCGACCTGGGTTGTGGTTTTGCTGTCGATCTTGGCTGTGGTCATGCTGCGGTGTGCTCCTGTTCCTGTTGGGTGGCGCGGAGGTACGCCTGGTATCGGCTGGCGGTGCGGATGGTGACGCCGAGCCGCTCGGCGGCCTCGACGCGGGTGAGCCCCTGCGACCGGAGCTCGGCGTAGTCCTCGGCGCGGCCGAGGGCGGTGGGGCTTCGGAGCTGGTAGGTGGTGGTGCCGTTCGGGGCGCGGTGGGGGTTGAGGGGCCACCGGTGGAGCGTGCCGTTGGCGCTGTGTCGGGTGTGGCAGGTGCGGATGAGTCCGCGGCCGATGTGGGGGCCGGTGCGTCCGCAGCATGCGCAGGTGATGTCGGGTCCGTCGGTCACCGGGCACTCACCTCCAGCTCTGCGACGGGGTCGCCGTAGCCCGCCGCGCGCAGCACACCCACGGCGGTGGACAGGTGCATGCGGATGGGCTCGGCGCACACGGCGTCGACAGGGCTGGGCACACCGAGCAGGGGGCGCAGGCCGCCGATGGTGAGGTGGGCCCACCAGGACGCGGCCCGCGCAGGCCCGTATCCGGCGCGTTTGGTGACCAGCACGCCCACATCGGCGCGCGCGGCGACGCGTTCCTGTACGGTCTCGGCCAGCCAGTCATTGATGAGCCCGTCTCCGGCGTTCTCGGCGGCGCGGCCGGACTTGACCTCCCACACGAGCCCGGGGCAGCCGGTGATGTCGCCGAGGTCGTGTTCGCCTGCCAGGGCGCGCCGCTCGGCCGAGGGCCACCCGTGCGCCTGGAGGTAGCGCACGACGGCGGTCTCCGCCACGGTCCCGATGTCTTTGCTGCGGCTCACGTCAGCGCCTCCTGCGTCACGACGGGGACGGGTGTCAGTGGCCAGTGCGGGTCAACGACGGTGTCCGGCGGGTCCTTCTTGCGCAGGTACCGCTGCAGGGACGCGCACTGGTCAGCACGCCAGGTGACCTGGCGGTCGTGAAGGTCGCCAGGCTCCATTCCGCCCAGGGCGGGGTAGCGGGTGGCGATGACGTAGGCGACCCGGGCGGCGGCGAGCGCGTCGGCGGCGGACCCGTGGGCGTCCTGTTCGGCAAGGTCGATGCCGTAGTGGCGCGCGACGTCGCCGAGCTTCCGGCTTCCCTTGCGGAAGGTGTCGCACTGCTTGTCCAACACGGTCGGGTCGACGACCGGGCGCAGGGCGGCGAGCTGGTCGGCGAGGTCCTGGCGCCCGTAGCGCAGGCACTCGCGGTGCAGCAGGGTGATGTCGTAGGCGGCGTTGTACGCCACCGTGACCGCGCCCTCCTCGCGGGACCAGTACAGGACGTCGGCAGCGATTGCGGGAATCGCGTCGCGGGCCCGCTCGCCGTGCTGCCGGGCGTGCTCGGTGGTGACGCCGTGGATGGCGGTCGCGCCGTCGGGGATGTCGACGCCGGGGTCGACGAGCCACGTGCAGCACCGCTTGTAGCCCCGGGAGGGGCGGATGGTCCACCGGGACCAGGTGACGATG is a genomic window of Lipingzhangella halophila containing:
- a CDS encoding 3'-5' exoribonuclease domain-containing protein, which produces MIYAYDTEFLEDGHTIDLISIGIVAENGREYYAVNADADWDRIRKHEWLMRNVVPHLPITGRKWLDDYLKHPPRQYQSPADNPVGPDLHDTRVKPKWVIANEIREFLLGSDPEQVPHVELWADYGAYDHVALAQLYGRMIDLPEGMPMFTRDLQQELAHRPDAAVPDQRDGVHDALADARHVMDCLRHLGAAGGAA
- a CDS encoding AAA family ATPase, with amino-acid sequence MSSTDVLQDIVLPRLEGARSHHGYYMARCPAHDDGRASLSVSAGKEHPVVFTCHAGCESHVILDALGLDWDALCAPRDEQRHRGEWTPYGEATAVYPYADEHGQVLYEVLRTLDKQFPVRVPDRTKRSGYRWSLKDTRRVLYRLPQVLAAAADGRTVYVVEGEKDAERLVAAGCEATCNPGGAGKWRTEYAQHLAGAHVVIVADNDAPNEKGRRSGWEHARTVGQSLSGVAASVRAVQAAAGKDATDHLAAGYPVEAFVDLDPATGEPHADEGQERPEPSHTVPQDDETDENPLVTARASEIRAALLDSEGMDALPPPEPLVEGMLYLDSLAWLHGKPGHGKSFVALDWAAHVAHGLSWQGRATTRGEVLYLVAEGTAGVAERKRAWESLMGHRMGVTFLPMAVQLLSRTDATAFAQVAAEMRPVMVVIDTQARVTVGADENSSQDMGQLVAAADELRQSTGACVLLVHHEARSGETLRGSTAMEGAATSVVRASKDGALIRLDNPKQKDAPPFDPILLTLSEMGDSAVILSHGGSGTAAQATESERTILRAMWDSFGTTGASSTNLREVSGVPKSSFFRAVNALLKRGELVNAGTDKRHHYVLSDPPGEGGVPRRPKPSHGTAVHRPTVPHSFRSGTGGTETYQNGREFEPADPLVPCRGSGCNHRIHPERYPDHLCESHGGRYVPTPHKEAS
- a CDS encoding helix-turn-helix domain-containing protein; the protein is MTDGPDITCACCGRTGPHIGRGLIRTCHTRHSANGTLHRWPLNPHRAPNGTTTYQLRSPTALGRAEDYAELRSQGLTRVEAAERLGVTIRTASRYQAYLRATQQEQEHTAA
- a CDS encoding exonuclease domain-containing protein yields the protein MSWHTGLLSSVDAETTGVDVETDRIVTWSRWTIRPSRGYKRCCTWLVDPGVDIPDGATAIHGVTTEHARQHGERARDAIPAIAADVLYWSREEGAVTVAYNAAYDITLLHRECLRYGRQDLADQLAALRPVVDPTVLDKQCDTFRKGSRKLGDVARHYGIDLAEQDAHGSAADALAAARVAYVIATRYPALGGMEPGDLHDRQVTWRADQCASLQRYLRKKDPPDTVVDPHWPLTPVPVVTQEALT